Part of the Faecalibacterium duncaniae genome, GGTAGGCAAGACCCATGAGCAGAGCCGAAACGGCGTTGCCCGTGGCATTCAGGATGCCGAATTTCCCCTTGCGGGCCCGCTCAAAGGCAGGCATGGAGACGGCGGCGTGATCTTTCAAAAACTCGAACTGGTCGTACATCCGCACATCCAGCGCCTTTTTGTCATCCCGACATACCCCCATGAGGAAGGCCCAGAGCCGGTTGCCCCAGCGGCCCTCCTCCTCGATATCCGGGCTGCTGATGCCCGCGCTGGAAGCGCACACCGGCGAGAGCCACGCCACGGCCAGGATCAGCACCAGCACTGCCGGAACACAGAGCGGGCTGTTGAGGACTGTCAGCGGGCCGGCGGGCACCCTGGCCGTGAACAGCCCCACCGACAGCACCGCGCCGCCCAGAATACGGAATACCGCCGCGGATACACTGTCCAGCAGCGCCACAGCGTTAGGATTGCCGCCGCTGCAGAAGCTTTCGCTCTGCTGGATGAAATTGTAGAGGTCGTAGACCTGCTGGCTGTCCTCGTCGGCATAATCCATGGACATCTGCTTTTCCATAAAGCAGTCATGGCCCAGCTGCCAGTTCAGCTGTTCCCGCTCCACGCTCTTCCAGTGGAGCAGGACCGACCGCACCAGCGTGAGCAGAGCGGTCACGCCCAGCACCCACGCCACATCCACGGCAAGGGCCTGCGGGTCCCGCGCGTCCGACAGCTCAGCCACCAGCCGGGCCGAGAACCAGACCACGGCATAGGGGCTGACGGCATCCGCCAGTGCCCACAGCACGGTGGACAGCACAAAGCGGGGCGTATTTTTCCAGTAAAAGCACCAGGCCCGCAGGGTCAGCCGGACGCTTTCCTTCAGGGTCATTTTTTCTTCGTTCATACGGCCTTGCCCTCCTTGTAATATTTGCTCTGCACCGCAAACAGCTTGGCATAGCCGCCGTTTTGGGCCATCAGCTGGTCGTGGGTCCCCTCCTCGGCCACACGGCCGTTTTCAAGGAAGAGAATGCGGTCACAGAAACGGGTGGAGGCCAGCCGGTGGCTGATGAACAGGCTGGTGCGGCCCCGGGTCATCTCGTTGTACTTCTGGTAGATATCATCCTCGGCGATGGGGTCAAGGGCGGCAGTGGGCTCATCCAGCACAAGAATAGGCGCGTCTTTATACAGGGCACGGGCCAGCATCAGGCGCTGGGTCTGGCCGCCGGAGAACTCCACGCCGTCCAGATAGACATCCCGGCCCACATGGGTCTTGATACCCGCCGGGAGGGATGTGATTTTTTCCGTCAGCCCTGCCTGGTCAAGACAGTACCGCACCTTTTCCTCGTCGATGCCGTCCATGGCCTGGGCCACATTCTCGGCCACCGTGCAGGAGAGCACGCTGAAATCCTGAAAGACCGCTTCAAACAGCTTGTAGTAATCCCGGCGGTTATACTGCCGGATATCCTGCCCGTTCAGCAGAACACGCCCCCCGGTGGGGTCAAGGAAGCCGCAGATCAGCTTGACCAGTGTCGTCTTGCCAGCGCCATTCAAGCCCACGATGGCCAGGTTCTCGCCGGGGTGCAGTGTCAGGCTCATGTGGGCGATGGTGTTTTTCTCCGCACCGGGGTAGCGGTAGCTCACATCCTCCAGCTGCAGCTCATAGGGCATATCCAGCCGCTTTTCCAGCGGGATGCCCTCCTCAAACCGGAAGGGTTCCGGCAGCTCGAGGAACTCCCGGATGGTGGAGATGTCCAGGCTCTGCTTGCGCAGGAGGGCAAACTGCTCCATCAGGCCTGTGACCCACTGGGCAAAGCCGGAGGCCGCACCGAAGTAGAGCAGGAATTCCGACACCGGCAGGCCCCTGGTCACGGTGAGCCAGAGCAGATAAGCATAGGCCGCACCGTTGCGCACCAGCAGCAGGGCCAGGTCGATGAGGTTGGCGGTCAGGTAGGCGCGCTCCCGCTTTTCAAGAAAGGCATAGTTGAGCCGCAAAGCAGAATCGTACAGGTCAGTGAGCCACTGCCGCAGGCCGAAGATGCGGATATCCTTGCCGAACTCGCGTCCCTCGGCGGTGTTGCGCAGGTAATGCAGGCTCCGGGTGATCTTTGCCCCCTCCTCCCGGTGGCGGTAGCCCCACTCGTTGATATTCCTGGTGGAAAAATAGCTCACCACAGCGGTCAGGGCCGTCAGGACACAGAGCCAGGGGTTCAGCCCGGACAGCAGAGCCAGATACACCCCGAAGCCGATGAGATTTGTCATGATATCCGTCCAACTTTTCCAAAAAGCCTCGCCGGAAGCACGGTTGTTCATACAGGCATCGTGGCCCTTCTGATACATCAGACGGAAGGCTTCATCCAGCAGGTTGGCATAGGCCGTGCGGGTGCGCTTGGTGTTGACGCGCTTCAGCAGCTCCAGCCGCACGCCGCACCGGCCAAACATGGTGAGGTGGTCGATGTAGTAGCACAGCGCGGTCAGGGCAAACAGCAGGATGGTGAACCCGCCGATGGCACCCAGCAGCTGGCCCAGCGGCGCGCCGCTTTCCAGTTTGCCCAGCACCGCCGGGCTGATGAGCATTTCGGCAGTGGTCTTGCCTGCCGTGCAGACGGCCAGCAGCACCACCAGCAGCGGCACGCTCCGTCGGGTGTCCCAGGCCACCGAGAGCATGTAGGCAGTGTTCTGCCAGACATTGTATTTGGGCTTTGGCTTTTTGGTTTTCTCGTTCTTTCCCATTTTGGAATCCCCTTTCACTTGTCTGGCAATGATCCTAACACAAAAAATCGCCCCCAACACATTCCGGGGACGAAACGCCTGATTTGGGGGATGAATTGCAGGAACCTCTCCGTCAATGCTTCGCATTGCCACCTCTCCTAGTAGGAGAGGCAAGCCAGTAGCAGCGTGAACTTGGCTCCCCAATCAGGGGAGCTGGCGCGGAGCGCCTGAGAGGTTTACACCTGTGGAATCAATATCTCCGTCGTGAATGCCCCATCCTCGCTGTTGCGGCTGAGGTAGCCATCCAGCTTTTCCACGATGGCATCAATGCGCACCAGCCCGAAGCCGTGGCCCTCGCCCTTGGTGGTGACAAAACGGCCCGCAAGCTTTTTCTGCTTTTTAGTTGCCGTGAAATTGGTGAAGGAGATATAGAGCTGTGTGCCCTTCATATCCATATATACCCGGATGAGCCGCTCCTCCTCGGGCAGCTCCGCACTGGCATCCATGGCGTTATCAAAAAGGTTGCCCAGGATGCAGCAGAGGTCAAGCTCACTCATTTTCAGTTTGACCGGGATATGGGCATCGATCTGCACCGGGATATTTCGGCTCTTGGCAAGGGAGATCTTGCTGTTGATGATGGCATCAGCCATGGCGTTGCCGGTTTTTACAGCCAGATCAACAGTGTTCAGGTCGGTATCCAATGCATCCAGGTAGGCTTTGATGCCGTCCATATCCCCCTGTGCCGCCAGCACCTTCATGGTCTGGATGTGTCCCCGGTAATCGTGCCGCCATCCCCGCATCTGGCGGTACATGTTGTCCACCTCTTTGTAGTGGGTCTCGATGAGCTCCCGCTGGTAAGCGGCGATGCGTTTATCGAGGAGCTTTGAAAAGAATTTAAGTTTCATCATTAAGTCCTCTCAATGATTGCCCGGTTCAGGGGCTCATAGGCACCCCGGGGCAATGGGAGGGCGGTACCATCGGCCAGCACGACTTCCTTTTTGGTCACACGGCGGATCTGTTTCAGGTTCAGGATCATCCCCCGCCCCACCCGGAGGAAGCCTTCGTCCAGCTGGGCCTCGAACTCACCAAGCGTCCGCTTGACGGTGTAATCCTGCTTGGCATGAACCGTGACGTAATTCTGGTGCACGTCCAGATACCGCACCTCATACAGCGGCAGGCGCACCAGCTCGCCGGAAAGCTCCAGGTTCAGGCACCGGGCGTTGCGGCGGTGCTTTTCCCAGGCACGGTCGAGAACAGCAAAGAGCTTTTCGCGGCTGACCGGCTTCACCAGGTAGTGGAGGGCGGCCACGTCATAGCCCTCGGCAATGTAATCGGAGTAGCCGGTGATGAACACGATCTGCACGGCTTCATTCTCCTGCCGCACCGTTTTGGCCAGCGTCACACCGTCCGTGCCCGGCATTTCCACGTCCAGAAGTAATAGGTCAAAGCTTTTGTCCTCTGCGTAGCGAAAAAGAAAGGCATCCGCCGAGGCAAAGCGCTCACTCTCCACCTCAATGCCACGCTCTGCGGCCCACTGGTGCAGAATGCTCCCCACAAATTCAGCATCGGTCGTGCTGTCATCACAGATCGCGGCACGGTATGACATGGCGGCTTCTCCTCTCTTTCCGTAAACTCTGGGTAGAAGTATGACACACTTTCTCCCCGATTGCAACAAAAAAGAAGCGGCTGGCGCACCAGCCGCTTCTTTTTATAACGCTTAATAATTATGCTTCTTCAACTCAAAGTAGCTCTGGGGATGTGCGCAGACGGGGCACTTGAGGGGTGCGGACTTGCCGATGTAGGTATAGCCGCAGTTCCGGCACTGCCAGACCTGCTGTTCCTCACGGGCAAAGACCTTGTTGTTCTTCAGGTTCTCAGCTAGCTCACGGTAGCGCTCCTCGTGCTCCTTCTCGATCTGTGCCACCATAGTGAACAGGGCGGCCAGCTGGGGGAAGCCCTCTTCCTTGGCTTCCTTGGCCATGCGGGGATACATCTCGGTCCACTCGTCGTGCTCACCGCCGGCGGCCATTTCCAGGCAGGTCATGGTGTCGGGGATGGAGCCGCCGTTCAGGGCCTTGAACCACATCTTGGCGTGCTCCTTCTCGTTGGCGGCAGTCTCCTCAAAGATGGCAGCCAGCTGCTCATAGCCTTCCTTCTTGGCCACACTGGCGAAGAAGGTGTACTTGTTGCGGGCCTGGCTCTCGCCTGCAAATGCTTCCCACAGGTTCTGTTCGGTCTTGGTACCCTTGAGTTCCATATTCATGCTCTCCTTTTATGATGCGTAGTGTGCGTATCATCTCGCCGCCGGTGACCGCCGGGGCATTCCTTCTGAGAGTATTATACCAGAGTTCGCCAAGGAAATCAAGAATAATTCCTATTTATTTGAGAATTATTCTCAGTTGTGCTGTTTCAGGGCGCAGACCGCAATGCTCAAAGCACTCCAAGCTGCCTGATACATCAGGACAGCGGCCACCGACAGGGTGCCGATGCTGCCCGCGTAGGTCAGCAGAACACCGATGACCACCGAGAACCAGACCGAGACCATCTGCACCGTGGTGGCGCTCGTCTCGGCGTTCTGGGCCTTTTCCGCCGCGCGCAGGCCGCCGATCAGGCTGGCAAAGCCCTTATCATGCAGCATACAGCAGCGGGCAGTCTCGTCCGGCTGGGCAGGGGTCAGCGCGCTGCACTGTTCCTCATCCAGCAGGGTGATCATCCCCTCGGGCAGATGGTAAGCCTCGGTGATGTGGCGGGCCGTCAGGCTGGGGTCCTCACAGGTGACCAGCAGGCGGATGTTCTCCCGCTGCAGCACCTCCAGCCCGCGGGCGGCGTTGCGGCCGCCCACATAATGGAGCACGAACATGGCGTGCAGGCTGCCAGAAACAGCCAGATACAGGATCTGCAGCGCGCCGTTTTGGGAGTGCTCATCCTCGTACTCCTGCTCAGGCAGGGGCACCCCCTCCCGCTCCATGTACAGCCGGTTGCCGATGAGCACCCGGTTGTTATCGCACCAGGCGGCAAAGCCAAGACCGTGGTGGACCTCCAGATCCTTCACAGGGTACAGGATCTCGGTGCGGTCCTCGATGATCTGGCGGAACAGACCCCGCAGGGTCTCGCAGCTGTGGTTGAGGATACTGGCCGCATAGAGGATGGCACGGTCGATGCGGCCGCCCTTGAAGATGCGGATATCCTCCAGATTCACGCTGTCTGCGGTAAAGAGCTCGTCGGCATCCACCTGCACGGTGTCCACACCGCCCAGCTCCTCAATGGCAGCCCAGCCGGGCACCACGGCACCGGCGGCGGCTGCGGTCTTTTGCAGGCGCAGAGAAGCGATGCCCGCAACCAAGGTGGAGGACAGCGGTGCACCCATGCAGAGCATGGAGGTCAGGGCTGCGGCCATGCCGTTGGGCCCGCCGCCAAACAGCAGGAACACCAGCCCGCTGAGCACGGCGGCACCCAGCAGGATCAGGGCTGTCTTGCGGGCGCGGCGCTCACTGGCGCGCTCCCCGAAGCTCTGCTCCACCAGCGCCTCGTCCCACTGGACAGGGCGGCTGAGCAGCACCCAGGGGTCTTTCTGATCCAGGCTCCGGGCCAGCACCCGGATCAGGTCCTTATCCCGGACACGGAATGCGCCCTGCAGCCCCTCAGGGGATCGGGCGGCAAGGTCATAGCCGTTTCTGACGGCAGTCAGCAGGACACGGCTGCCCAGCAGGGCCAGGAACAGGCCCAGTGCGGCCACGCCGGAAAGCAGCGTCCAGCTGGAGTTCTGATAGCTCTGGGCGTTGAGCAGGGCGACCGCAGCCTGCACCAGCGCACCGCAGGCGGCCAGCGCCGGCATGGTGTCTGCACTGGGGCGGCCCTTGAGACCCTGCAGACCATCCCGCAGGACAGGCCAGCCCACAGCCAGCGCACCGGCCAGAAAGAGCAGGTTGGCGGCATAGAACGTCGCCGGAGCGATCACGGGGTCAAGGGAGGCCACAGGGGCCAGCAGCCCCTCGGCAACAAGGCCAAAGTGGAGCAGTACCACGGCAAGGATGCCCTCCAGCACGCACCGCAGCGTCAGCTCCGCGCCCATCCGGCGAAGCTTCTCTCCCACCTGCTCGGGCGTTTCCGGCTCGGCTTCTTCTTCAGGTTTCTCCTCAGCCTCCGGCGCGGCAGGGGCCGCTTCCTCAGCAGGCTGGGCCGGGGCCTCCTCTGCCGGGGCGGCAGGCCGGGCGGGCGCTTCGTCCTCTTCCAGTCCCATCAGCGGCAGGCTCATGCTGTCGTCCTTGCTGGGGGCCTCGGTGCGGGTAGGGGCCTGCGGCTCGTTCTCGTCCGCGCCCTTGCCAAAGAACTGGAACGCCGTTTCCGGTTCCGGCTCAACCTCTGGCGCGGCTTCCGGGGCAGACTTCGCCTGCTTTACCGACTGATCCTCGGCAAACACCATGGGGATGGCCGGGCCCTCAGGCGCTGCGGGAGCTTCCGGCTCCACGGCCAGCACCTCTTCGGGGGCATCCTGCACCTCCTCCACCGGGGCAGGCTTGGGGGTGCCATAGAGCATGGCCTTGAGTTCGGCCATCTCTGCATCCTCCTGCTGCTCCTGCGGGGTCAGGGGTTTCCGGCGGCAGGGCGGCTCCGGCTTTTTCTCGGGCTGGGGTGCAGGCCGGGGTTCCGGCTTCGGCGCTGCGGGGACTTCCGGCGCGGTGGGCAGAGCCACAGGCTCTGCTTCCTCCAGCTCTCCGGGCTCCAATGCCAGCTCCAGGCCGGCCTCTGCTTCTTCCTCATGGCCCAGCACGATCTCACCCGTGGGCGGCAGCTCATTCTGCACGGCCGGGGCGGCGGCTGGCTCCTCTTTGTCCTTTTCGCGGTGAAAGAGCTTGCCCAGCAGGCTGCCGGTATTCTCCTTTTCCTCATCGCGGCGCTTCATCTCTTCGGGCACCTGTGCCACGCTGGTGCTGAAAAACGTGCGGAACTTCTCGTTCTGCGCATCGATCTCTTCCTGTGTCAGCTCTTTGCGCTTATCATCCTTTGGCATCCTAGTCCCTCCCTGTTCTGGTCACGGCGGTCTGGCCGCTGTTTCTTACTCTGCGGCGCGCTGGCTCTGGATCTCGTACAGGATGATGCCAGCCGCCACCGAGACATTGAAGCTGTCCACACCGGTGCCCTGAGCGGCCATATCCAGCCGCACCACACCATCGCAGAGCTTTTTCACCAGCTGGGATACACCGCTGCCCTCGCTGCCCAGCACCAGTGCGAT contains:
- the rbr gene encoding rubrerythrin — protein: MELKGTKTEQNLWEAFAGESQARNKYTFFASVAKKEGYEQLAAIFEETAANEKEHAKMWFKALNGGSIPDTMTCLEMAAGGEHDEWTEMYPRMAKEAKEEGFPQLAALFTMVAQIEKEHEERYRELAENLKNNKVFAREEQQVWQCRNCGYTYIGKSAPLKCPVCAHPQSYFELKKHNY
- a CDS encoding LytR/AlgR family response regulator transcription factor, with the protein product MSYRAAICDDSTTDAEFVGSILHQWAAERGIEVESERFASADAFLFRYAEDKSFDLLLLDVEMPGTDGVTLAKTVRQENEAVQIVFITGYSDYIAEGYDVAALHYLVKPVSREKLFAVLDRAWEKHRRNARCLNLELSGELVRLPLYEVRYLDVHQNYVTVHAKQDYTVKRTLGEFEAQLDEGFLRVGRGMILNLKQIRRVTKKEVVLADGTALPLPRGAYEPLNRAIIERT
- a CDS encoding sensor histidine kinase — protein: MMKLKFFSKLLDKRIAAYQRELIETHYKEVDNMYRQMRGWRHDYRGHIQTMKVLAAQGDMDGIKAYLDALDTDLNTVDLAVKTGNAMADAIINSKISLAKSRNIPVQIDAHIPVKLKMSELDLCCILGNLFDNAMDASAELPEEERLIRVYMDMKGTQLYISFTNFTATKKQKKLAGRFVTTKGEGHGFGLVRIDAIVEKLDGYLSRNSEDGAFTTEILIPQV
- a CDS encoding ABC transporter ATP-binding protein; this encodes MGKNEKTKKPKPKYNVWQNTAYMLSVAWDTRRSVPLLVVLLAVCTAGKTTAEMLISPAVLGKLESGAPLGQLLGAIGGFTILLFALTALCYYIDHLTMFGRCGVRLELLKRVNTKRTRTAYANLLDEAFRLMYQKGHDACMNNRASGEAFWKSWTDIMTNLIGFGVYLALLSGLNPWLCVLTALTAVVSYFSTRNINEWGYRHREEGAKITRSLHYLRNTAEGREFGKDIRIFGLRQWLTDLYDSALRLNYAFLEKRERAYLTANLIDLALLLVRNGAAYAYLLWLTVTRGLPVSEFLLYFGAASGFAQWVTGLMEQFALLRKQSLDISTIREFLELPEPFRFEEGIPLEKRLDMPYELQLEDVSYRYPGAEKNTIAHMSLTLHPGENLAIVGLNGAGKTTLVKLICGFLDPTGGRVLLNGQDIRQYNRRDYYKLFEAVFQDFSVLSCTVAENVAQAMDGIDEEKVRYCLDQAGLTEKITSLPAGIKTHVGRDVYLDGVEFSGGQTQRLMLARALYKDAPILVLDEPTAALDPIAEDDIYQKYNEMTRGRTSLFISHRLASTRFCDRILFLENGRVAEEGTHDQLMAQNGGYAKLFAVQSKYYKEGKAV